A part of Chloroflexota bacterium genomic DNA contains:
- the holA gene encoding DNA polymerase III subunit delta, translating into MASDKPTVYILRGDDREQIESRLNDFSARLGEPDMAEMNTSHLEGKSTSLNDLRSASLAIPFLTERRLVIVEEAIQPFAGRGKEKDREAFLALLESLPTTTALVLVIPDSKKYSKGSFKWETLKENHWLIKWTGQHTDQAMILDCALPTDAEMNLWVRAKAAELGGSLTPAAVSMLVEYVGNNTQRAVQEITKLLTYVNYARPVDDDDVIRLTAQEHQASIFDMVDAIGDRDGQEAVKTLHILLEDSDPLPLFGMIVRQFRLLLQAREILDSGGSQTEIAQQLKQHPYVAKKIAGQARHFSLPDLESIYHQLLKIDLDGKSGGMDVGLALDILIARLAG; encoded by the coding sequence ATGGCCAGCGATAAGCCCACTGTTTACATCCTGCGCGGTGATGACCGGGAACAGATCGAGTCCCGGTTGAATGATTTCAGCGCGCGCCTGGGCGAACCGGACATGGCCGAGATGAACACCTCCCACTTGGAGGGCAAATCAACCTCACTGAACGACCTGCGGTCAGCTTCCCTGGCAATACCCTTCCTGACAGAGCGCCGCCTGGTCATTGTGGAAGAGGCGATTCAGCCCTTTGCGGGTCGCGGTAAGGAAAAGGACCGAGAAGCTTTCCTTGCCTTACTCGAATCCCTGCCGACCACCACCGCCCTGGTGCTGGTTATCCCCGATTCGAAAAAATATAGTAAAGGCTCATTTAAGTGGGAAACGCTCAAAGAGAACCACTGGCTGATCAAGTGGACCGGCCAACACACCGACCAGGCGATGATCCTGGATTGCGCCCTGCCCACTGATGCGGAAATGAACCTGTGGGTGCGGGCCAAAGCCGCAGAACTTGGCGGCAGCCTGACCCCCGCAGCCGTGAGCATGCTGGTGGAATATGTCGGCAATAACACCCAACGCGCCGTCCAGGAGATCACCAAGCTCCTGACCTATGTTAATTACGCCCGTCCAGTTGATGACGATGATGTCATTAGATTGACCGCCCAGGAGCATCAGGCCAGCATCTTCGATATGGTAGATGCCATCGGCGACCGGGATGGTCAGGAAGCTGTGAAGACCCTGCATATCCTGCTGGAGGACAGCGACCCTCTGCCCCTTTTCGGGATGATCGTCCGTCAGTTTCGTTTATTGCTCCAGGCCAGGGAAATCCTCGATTCCGGTGGCAGCCAGACGGAGATTGCCCAGCAGCTCAAACAGCACCCCTACGTTGCCAAAAAGATTGCCGGCCAGGCCCGTCACTTCAGCCTGCCTGACCTCGAATCGATCTATCACCAGCTGTTGAAAATTGACTTGGATGGCAAATCCGGCGGAATGGATGTCGGGCTGGCACTGGATATTCTGATTGCCCGGCTGGCCGGATAA
- a CDS encoding 2'-5' RNA ligase family protein — protein sequence MHGLVTLLPEPFYAQVETLWEGLEENFGLKGIRVTPYPHFSWNIAEEYERPAMDWALAETALETPIFKVQTDGIGLFPAPVPVLFIKVLRNPILDALHKQLWERLLPISTDLSPYYNAENWQPHISLAYGDLTSEQLPDVRAWLEAQESYQWEMDVNNICYIHEPGGQVGELQLNVLLQGLEEL from the coding sequence ATGCACGGTCTGGTCACCCTATTGCCTGAACCCTTTTATGCCCAGGTGGAAACCCTCTGGGAAGGTCTGGAGGAAAACTTCGGGCTGAAGGGTATCCGCGTCACCCCTTATCCCCATTTCTCCTGGAACATTGCTGAAGAATACGAACGCCCCGCGATGGATTGGGCTCTGGCTGAGACCGCTCTGGAAACGCCGATTTTCAAAGTGCAGACCGATGGCATTGGCCTCTTCCCGGCACCGGTGCCTGTCCTTTTCATCAAGGTATTGCGAAACCCCATTCTGGATGCCCTGCATAAACAGCTTTGGGAACGCCTACTGCCTATCAGCACGGACTTGAGCCCCTATTACAATGCGGAAAACTGGCAGCCCCACATCAGCCTGGCCTACGGCGACTTGACATCGGAACAACTCCCCGACGTGCGTGCCTGGCTGGAGGCGCAGGAGTCCTATCAGTGGGAAATGGACGTCAATAACATCTGCTACATCCATGAACCGGGGGGTCAGGTGGGCGAGTTGCAGTTGAATGTGCTGCTGCAAGGACTGGAAGAGTTGTAG
- a CDS encoding endonuclease/exonuclease/phosphatase family protein, translating to MSLDFRIATLNISGGEKTYEPIPNDTIQARQDALMLLIKQMNADVLCLQEVAQYVDADGATHSPLEAINEAGDYTASHYGKTVSMEAHLQVKKDIMVRGIFNDWWNWSKGNTIHARTPFSRLGDLEKGGVPRNIPLYMPPSYEGTRDTEPRFALLGRLKVPPFPFITSLHLTTLVGERNPKSSRKKIEQSHLMRYEQVQRILDLVRVHILEREQPLILAGDFNAFKDEFGIKQLLKSEQGFIRLVPDIEGPTHPGLKEAIDHIFFYPRERLIDYSCRIETSELAKRASDHLPVVADLQIK from the coding sequence ATGAGTCTGGATTTCCGAATCGCCACGCTTAATATCAGCGGCGGTGAAAAGACCTATGAGCCTATCCCCAATGACACCATTCAAGCCCGTCAGGATGCCCTGATGCTGCTGATCAAACAAATGAATGCCGATGTGCTCTGCCTGCAGGAAGTTGCCCAATATGTGGACGCTGACGGTGCAACCCACAGCCCATTGGAAGCCATTAATGAAGCCGGTGACTACACCGCCTCCCATTATGGCAAGACTGTCTCGATGGAAGCTCATCTGCAGGTGAAGAAAGACATCATGGTCAGGGGAATCTTCAATGACTGGTGGAACTGGTCCAAGGGCAACACCATCCATGCACGCACCCCCTTCTCCCGCCTGGGAGATCTCGAAAAGGGTGGCGTGCCCCGGAACATTCCGCTCTATATGCCACCCTCCTATGAAGGCACCCGCGACACCGAACCACGCTTCGCCCTCCTCGGAAGGTTGAAAGTGCCGCCCTTCCCCTTCATCACCTCGCTGCACCTGACCACACTGGTCGGTGAGCGCAATCCGAAATCCTCCCGCAAGAAGATCGAACAATCCCACCTGATGCGCTACGAGCAAGTTCAGCGGATTCTTGACCTGGTGCGGGTACATATTCTCGAAAGGGAACAACCTCTGATCCTGGCAGGTGATTTCAACGCCTTCAAGGATGAATTCGGAATCAAGCAACTACTGAAATCTGAGCAAGGGTTCATCCGCCTGGTACCTGATATTGAAGGACCGACCCACCCTGGGCTGAAAGAGGCCATTGACCATATCTTTTTCTACCCCCGTGAGCGGCTGATCGACTATTCCTGCCGGATCGAAACGAGTGAGCTGGCGAAACGGGCCTCCGATCACCTGCCAGTGGTGGCGGATTTGCAGATAAAATAA
- the radA gene encoding DNA repair protein RadA translates to MAKAKTRYVCQECGRTAPKALGRCPQCGAWDSMVEEIVVDESKSALSQVLPGLGGFSTPKRLNEIDGDSEERISVPIEEFSRVLGGGVVPGSIVLIGGDPGIGKSTLMLQMTMQMAGGNTVLYVSGEESERQIKMRALRLLRGEQGQSGELPDALYLVTETNLDMILQHVQAIRPRLLVVDSIQTIYRPDLESSAGSVSQVRESASKLRELAKTSGIAVFVIGHVTKQGVIAGPRVLEHIVDTVLYLEGDHFQAYRLLRSVKNRFGATSEVGVFEMHERGMIEVSNPSEAFLAERMTNAPGSAIAVTMEGTRPLLVEIQGLTSHTNFGNPRRTANGIDFNRLLLISAVLSRRLNLRLSEQDIFANVVGGLRIDEPAADLAVAASIASSLWDKPVQADLVLIGELGLSGELRMVGQINARLREAASLGFKTAIVPHRLHNKERWPDGIEVQEARSLKEALKLALVQ, encoded by the coding sequence ATGGCAAAGGCCAAGACCCGTTACGTCTGTCAGGAATGCGGCCGAACCGCACCTAAAGCGCTGGGTCGCTGTCCGCAATGCGGTGCATGGGACAGCATGGTCGAAGAGATCGTTGTAGATGAATCCAAATCCGCCCTGAGTCAGGTTCTGCCTGGCCTGGGCGGATTTTCAACGCCCAAACGCCTTAACGAAATTGATGGGGACAGTGAAGAACGCATCTCGGTGCCGATCGAGGAATTTTCCCGTGTGCTGGGCGGCGGTGTCGTACCTGGCTCCATTGTGCTGATTGGCGGTGACCCCGGGATCGGAAAGTCCACCCTGATGCTGCAAATGACCATGCAGATGGCGGGTGGCAACACGGTACTCTATGTTTCCGGTGAGGAATCCGAGCGCCAGATCAAAATGCGCGCCCTGCGGTTATTACGGGGTGAGCAAGGCCAATCCGGAGAACTCCCCGATGCCCTATACCTGGTCACCGAAACCAACCTCGATATGATCCTCCAGCATGTGCAGGCTATCCGGCCCCGCCTGCTGGTGGTCGATTCCATCCAAACCATCTACCGACCGGACCTGGAATCCAGCGCCGGGTCGGTTTCGCAGGTGCGGGAAAGCGCCTCCAAGCTGCGTGAGCTGGCCAAGACCTCCGGCATTGCCGTTTTCGTGATCGGCCATGTCACCAAACAGGGCGTGATCGCCGGACCGCGGGTACTGGAACATATTGTGGATACTGTGCTCTATTTGGAAGGTGACCACTTCCAGGCCTACCGCCTGCTGCGATCGGTCAAGAACCGCTTTGGTGCAACTTCCGAAGTGGGCGTATTTGAGATGCACGAGCGCGGCATGATCGAAGTCTCCAACCCTTCGGAGGCTTTCCTGGCAGAGCGGATGACCAACGCTCCCGGCTCAGCCATCGCGGTCACCATGGAAGGCACCCGTCCCCTGCTGGTGGAAATCCAGGGACTGACCAGCCACACCAATTTCGGCAATCCCCGCCGGACAGCCAACGGAATCGACTTCAACCGCTTGCTGCTTATCTCGGCTGTGCTCTCCCGGCGGCTCAATCTGCGTCTTTCGGAGCAGGATATCTTTGCCAATGTGGTCGGCGGCCTGCGGATTGACGAACCCGCCGCAGACCTGGCTGTAGCCGCATCCATCGCCTCTTCCCTGTGGGATAAGCCCGTCCAAGCGGACCTGGTGCTGATTGGCGAGTTGGGTCTTTCCGGTGAACTGCGCATGGTCGGCCAGATCAATGCCCGATTGCGAGAAGCTGCCAGCCTGGGGTTCAAAACCGCCATCGTCCCCCACCGCTTACATAATAAAGAGCGTTGGCCGGATGGCATTGAAGTGCAGGAAGCCCGCTCACTGAAAGAAGCACTGAAACTGGCCCTAGTGCAATAA